A stretch of the Oxyura jamaicensis isolate SHBP4307 breed ruddy duck chromosome 4, BPBGC_Ojam_1.0, whole genome shotgun sequence genome encodes the following:
- the GIMD1 gene encoding GTPase IMAP family member GIMD1: MADSNEMTINVVVLGRTQTGKSAAGNSLLGSDDFESQLSPSSVTTCCSLGHSCRISGITRRNGCELAFRVRVLDTPGYPHSSLSKEQVREMVRSALAHHFKEEGLHLALLVLRADLPLCPDEIDHTIQFIQELLGATWKDFTAVLLTHADKAKEAGYSEEAYLRSASSTLLSLLSSVQHKYVFLDSQKSIIKEERTIVLRKLLNFIRQNNYQVLLLKQSKE; this comes from the exons ATGGCTGACAGCAACGAGATGACAATCAACGTTGTTGTCCTTGGAAGAACTCAGACTGGCAAAAGTGCTGCTGGGAACAGCCTGCTAGGCAGCGATGACTTTGAAAGCCAGCTCTCCCCCAGCTCCGTGACTacatgctgcagcctgggccACAGCTGCCGCATTTCAGGGATTACGCGACGGAATGGCTGTGAGCTTGCTTTCCGTGTTCGAGTACTTGACACTCCAGGCTAtccccacagcagcctgagCAAGGAACAGGTGAGAGAGATGGTGCGATCAGCCCTGGCTCACCACTTCAAGGAGGAAGGCCTGCATCTAGCTCTTTTGGTCCTGAGGGCTGACCTGCCTCTGTGTCCGGATGAAATCGATCACACAATTCAGTTCATCCAG GAACTTCTGGGTGCCACATGGAAGGATTTCACTGCGGTTTTACTTACTCATGCAGACAAGGCAAAAGAAGCTGGATACAGTGAGGAAGCATATTTGCGCAGTGCCTCAAGTACCCTGTTGTCCCTACTGAGCTCAGTGCAGcacaaatatgtttttctgGACAGCCAGAAGAGCataattaaagaggaaagaacTATTGTCTTAAGAAAGCTCTTGAATTTTATAAGACAGAATAATTATCAAGTGCTTCTActtaaacaaagcaaagaataa